A single Streptomyces sp. 2114.4 DNA region contains:
- a CDS encoding DMT family transporter, whose amino-acid sequence MRDNDSATATVTIAVSTPDAPDTAAPENRQPAKAPQLPEAASGAARGALLAALGVAAFSLTFPATAWALEGMGPWTVVMLRSVLATVLAGGALAVFRGRLPERRHWAGIAVVTGGVVLGFPLLTTLALQTSTTSHAAVVVGLLPLTTAAFSAVRTGARPSRTFWIASLVGAVVVIGFAVQQSGGAPGRGDLLLFGSLLVCAAGYTEGGRLARHMPGWQVMGWALVLALPVTVTGAAVALSAEPLRLTVHSVGGVLWLAFGSQFLGMVAWYRGMAAIGISKASQLQLAQPLLTLLWSVLLLGERLPPAAPAAALAVLACIAVTQRTRG is encoded by the coding sequence ATGAGAGACAACGATAGCGCTACTGCCACCGTGACGATAGCGGTCAGCACCCCGGACGCCCCGGACACCGCCGCCCCGGAGAACCGGCAGCCGGCCAAGGCCCCGCAGCTCCCGGAGGCCGCGAGCGGGGCCGCCCGGGGCGCGCTGCTCGCCGCGCTCGGCGTCGCCGCCTTCTCGCTCACCTTCCCCGCGACCGCCTGGGCGCTGGAGGGCATGGGGCCGTGGACGGTGGTGATGCTGCGCAGCGTGCTGGCCACCGTGCTGGCCGGCGGCGCGCTGGCCGTGTTCCGGGGGCGCCTTCCCGAGCGGCGGCACTGGGCGGGCATCGCGGTCGTCACGGGCGGCGTGGTCCTCGGTTTCCCGCTGCTGACCACCCTCGCGCTGCAGACCTCCACCACCTCGCACGCGGCGGTCGTCGTCGGCCTGCTGCCGCTGACCACGGCCGCCTTCTCGGCCGTACGGACCGGTGCCCGGCCCTCCCGGACGTTCTGGATCGCCTCGCTGGTCGGCGCCGTCGTCGTCATCGGCTTTGCGGTGCAGCAGAGCGGCGGGGCGCCGGGCCGCGGGGATCTGCTGCTGTTCGGATCACTGCTGGTGTGCGCGGCCGGCTACACCGAAGGCGGGCGGCTCGCCCGCCATATGCCGGGCTGGCAGGTGATGGGCTGGGCGCTGGTGCTGGCGCTTCCGGTCACGGTGACGGGCGCGGCGGTGGCGCTGTCCGCGGAGCCGCTGCGGCTCACGGTGCACTCGGTCGGCGGAGTGCTGTGGCTGGCGTTCGGCTCGCAGTTCCTCGGGATGGTGGCCTGGTACCGCGGGATGGCCGCGATCGGCATCTCCAAGGCGAGCCAGCTGCAGCTCGCCCAGCCGCTGCTGACCCTGCTCTGGTCCGTGCTGCTGCTGGGCGAGCGGCTGCCGCCGGCCGCCCCCGCCGCGGCGCTGGCGGTCCTGGCGTGCATCGCGGTCACCCAGCGGACCCGTGGATGA
- a CDS encoding glycoside hydrolase family 10 protein: protein MRHFTRRGFAVATLGAASSLLTAGAAAPADGPPRREMRGMWLATVANLDWPSSTKLQPAAQQRELRAHFDTAVARKLNTVFFQVRPTADALWPSPYEPWAQCLTGQQGRDPGWDPLDFAVREAHRRNLELHAWFNPYRVANHTDPGRLTADHPARRHPDWVLPYGGKLYYNPGLPEVRGFVQDAMFDAVRRYDIDGVHFDDYFYPYPVKGEDFDDDAAFDEFGSGFRSRAAWRRDNIDRLISEMAARLRDGRGRSGRRVRFGVSPFAVWRNRATDPQGSRTQAGVQTYDDLYADTRRWVREGWLDYLVPQVYWPLGFSAADYAELVPWWARTVKGTGVDLYIGEALYKAGDAQPSAWKDPAEISRHLTFARDYPQVGGHVYFSAKEVAKDRTGAMARVVRDHYAAAARS, encoded by the coding sequence ATGAGGCATTTCACACGCAGAGGGTTTGCCGTGGCCACGCTGGGCGCGGCCTCTTCGCTGCTCACCGCGGGGGCGGCGGCGCCCGCGGACGGCCCGCCGCGGCGCGAGATGCGCGGCATGTGGCTGGCCACCGTGGCCAACCTGGACTGGCCCTCCAGTACGAAGCTCCAGCCCGCCGCGCAACAGCGCGAACTGCGCGCCCACTTCGACACGGCCGTCGCCCGCAAGCTGAACACGGTGTTCTTCCAGGTGCGGCCCACCGCGGACGCCCTGTGGCCCTCCCCGTACGAGCCCTGGGCGCAGTGCCTGACCGGGCAGCAGGGCCGTGACCCCGGATGGGACCCGCTCGACTTCGCGGTCCGCGAGGCCCACCGGCGCAATCTCGAACTCCATGCCTGGTTCAACCCGTACCGGGTGGCCAACCACACCGACCCCGGCAGGCTCACGGCGGACCACCCCGCCCGCCGGCACCCCGACTGGGTCCTGCCCTACGGCGGCAAGCTCTACTACAACCCCGGTCTGCCGGAGGTGCGCGGCTTCGTCCAGGACGCGATGTTCGACGCGGTGCGGCGCTACGACATCGACGGGGTGCACTTCGACGACTACTTCTATCCGTATCCGGTCAAGGGAGAGGACTTCGACGACGACGCGGCGTTCGACGAGTTCGGCAGCGGCTTCCGGAGCCGGGCGGCCTGGCGCCGGGACAACATCGACCGGCTGATCTCCGAGATGGCGGCCAGGCTCCGGGACGGGAGGGGGCGGTCCGGGCGCCGGGTGCGGTTCGGCGTCAGTCCGTTCGCGGTCTGGCGCAATCGCGCCACCGACCCGCAGGGCTCCCGCACCCAGGCCGGGGTGCAGACCTATGACGACCTGTACGCCGACACCCGCCGCTGGGTGCGCGAGGGGTGGCTCGACTACCTCGTGCCCCAGGTCTACTGGCCCCTCGGCTTCAGCGCCGCCGACTACGCCGAACTCGTGCCCTGGTGGGCGCGGACCGTCAAGGGCACCGGGGTGGACCTCTACATCGGCGAGGCCCTTTACAAGGCGGGCGACGCCCAGCCCTCCGCCTGGAAGGACCCGGCCGAAATCTCCCGCCACCTCACCTTCGCCCGCGACTATCCGCAGGTGGGCGGCCACGTCTACTTCTCGGCGAAGGAAGTGGCCAAGGACCGGACGGGTGCCATGGCGCGCGTCGTGCGCGACCACTACGCCGCCGCGGCGCGGTCGTAG
- a CDS encoding SseB family protein, with protein MGSELSPGTAELRAQMAAFLRGEGDPQALVEAAQGAELLLPLLGESAVWSGELDGMRWLFAFTSTGEMHAFLQQKWEAAKPDELPAELARYVRYLRVGGEELLQELLPGLVERDRVLMGVVVDVSSGLRAFLPPVSGIVPDGIALDKESIAKGS; from the coding sequence ATGGGCAGCGAGCTGTCGCCAGGGACGGCGGAACTGCGCGCGCAGATGGCCGCGTTCCTACGAGGTGAAGGCGATCCGCAGGCGCTGGTCGAGGCCGCGCAGGGCGCGGAGCTTCTGCTCCCCCTGCTCGGTGAGAGTGCCGTGTGGAGTGGCGAGTTGGACGGCATGCGCTGGTTGTTCGCGTTCACCAGCACAGGTGAGATGCACGCCTTCCTGCAGCAGAAGTGGGAGGCGGCCAAGCCCGACGAACTCCCCGCCGAACTGGCCCGGTACGTACGCTACTTGCGCGTGGGCGGTGAGGAGCTGTTGCAGGAGCTGCTTCCTGGGCTGGTGGAGCGGGACCGGGTTTTGATGGGGGTCGTGGTGGACGTGTCCTCCGGACTTCGCGCCTTCCTGCCGCCCGTGTCCGGAATCGTGCCGGACGGGATCGCGCTCGATAAGGAATCCATAGCCAAGGGGAGCTGA
- a CDS encoding transcriptional regulator: MEPNTLLDAILDEAGISHAGLAARINRLGRCRGLALRYEHTAVARWLKGQRPRGQVPDLICEILGERLHRPVGLDDIGLSGPGAGRAAGTPLSGFVERATALWRSDEQQRPHILDAPALTGTSAVIPVWEWENPPEDSDVSRDGLTRVGMADIEMLRAARTHYETMYRKAGGIATRARIVGFLNAEAAPLLRGSYSDATGRQLHRATGGLVAVAGICAYDSDALGLAQRYFHQALRLAKASGDRGLGAYVIALLVNQSLFVREYRQAVAFAEAALRAAGPQITPALSADLYAMQAKAYARLGDGAGALACIRRAEAAAERIRPGQEPAETGYVQPGLVNVQVAEALLSLGDLRAAREQADAAVDTPAHDRGRVHRLAMLTHIELRQGDADRAVANAAQMTEQARGMESQRLRDRLRAVREHLAETGSSATDEAADLIDEVLRVPL; this comes from the coding sequence ATGGAGCCCAACACCCTGCTCGACGCGATCCTCGACGAGGCCGGTATCTCGCATGCCGGGCTCGCCGCGCGCATCAACCGGCTCGGCCGCTGCCGTGGCCTGGCGCTGCGGTACGAACACACCGCGGTGGCCCGGTGGTTGAAGGGCCAGCGGCCGCGCGGGCAGGTACCGGACCTCATCTGCGAAATCCTCGGCGAACGGCTGCACCGGCCGGTCGGGCTCGACGACATCGGGCTGAGCGGCCCGGGGGCGGGGCGTGCCGCCGGCACCCCGCTCTCCGGTTTCGTCGAGCGGGCCACCGCGCTGTGGCGGTCCGACGAGCAGCAACGGCCGCACATCCTCGACGCCCCGGCGCTCACCGGCACCTCCGCGGTCATCCCCGTGTGGGAGTGGGAGAACCCGCCCGAGGACTCCGATGTCTCGCGCGACGGGCTGACGAGGGTCGGTATGGCCGACATCGAGATGCTGCGCGCCGCGCGGACGCACTACGAGACGATGTACCGGAAGGCGGGTGGTATCGCTACCAGAGCACGCATCGTGGGATTCCTCAACGCCGAGGCGGCGCCGCTGCTGCGGGGCAGCTACAGCGATGCGACGGGGCGTCAGCTCCACCGGGCGACCGGCGGACTGGTCGCGGTCGCCGGCATCTGTGCGTACGACTCGGACGCTCTCGGGCTGGCCCAGCGCTACTTCCATCAGGCGCTGCGGCTGGCCAAGGCCAGCGGGGACCGCGGCCTCGGTGCGTATGTCATCGCGCTGCTGGTCAACCAGTCCCTCTTCGTGAGGGAGTACCGCCAGGCGGTCGCCTTCGCGGAGGCGGCGCTGCGGGCCGCGGGCCCGCAGATCACCCCGGCGCTCTCCGCGGACCTCTACGCGATGCAGGCCAAGGCCTACGCCCGGCTCGGCGACGGCGCCGGCGCGCTGGCGTGCATCCGGCGTGCGGAGGCGGCCGCGGAGCGCATCCGGCCCGGACAGGAGCCGGCCGAGACGGGCTACGTCCAGCCCGGCCTGGTGAACGTACAAGTGGCGGAGGCGCTGCTCAGCCTCGGTGACCTGCGGGCCGCCCGGGAGCAGGCGGACGCCGCCGTCGACACCCCCGCACACGACCGCGGCCGGGTCCACCGGCTGGCCATGCTCACCCATATCGAGCTGCGTCAAGGCGATGCGGACCGGGCCGTGGCCAATGCCGCGCAGATGACGGAGCAGGCTCGGGGCATGGAGTCGCAACGGCTGCGGGACCGGCTGCGGGCGGTGCGCGAGCATCTGGCGGAGACCGGGAGCTCCGCGACGGACGAGGCTGCCGATCTCATCGACGAGGTGCTGCGCGTTCCGCTGTGA
- a CDS encoding putative T7SS-secreted protein, whose translation MGFFDEVDRVTQSARDTFADGVQTVTHGTSKLLDAAGAHDWADKADAAGSWAAEGLGAQTRELELNETDDPALLLHGDASSIRKSARQVKKLGAAFERTGLALRKMDPSDWHGKAADRFREKVQTHPKRWLSAADSFEDAAAALDHYADTVEWAGKQAREAVERWKRAQKLTVAAVEQYKRKVDDYTEQADADGQQSPQKPGPFHDPGDEGRKSAEHLLKTARSQRDSAGAQLAVKLARGTGRAPAEPQGLDRLKREVGNTVKNQLVGAEHQLGGIVKTGTSLLRLVRTVNPQDPYNLTHPADYTTHLTGVAGGLIHTANHPTELVKGFIGEGWSTDRNQAIGAFATNFLGGGGAASKVGAKAVAHGMESAAAKDAAKTAAKDSAGFAGHGDDAADAARHADDAATHADDAAEHADDAGAGKDLDPDDPRSLPAAVDKNVDIDSFSHKPVWREDHEPLYRNDNRHPREIFDQGFHPRDSSNGDLHSYVEGNHASAFVSTTKDADANWVTHYRYEVDAPGGIDVNQTLPNNKYRGEEEIAFAGGIDRKHIKGAWEVDPRTGTKGEWIPNPHYEPHIPKKPVAPAPEAPPSSQLPEGWTL comes from the coding sequence ATGGGCTTCTTCGACGAGGTGGACCGCGTCACCCAGTCGGCCCGCGACACCTTCGCCGACGGGGTGCAGACCGTCACCCACGGCACGTCGAAGCTGCTTGATGCAGCGGGCGCACACGACTGGGCCGACAAGGCCGACGCAGCCGGCTCCTGGGCGGCCGAGGGGCTGGGTGCCCAGACCCGCGAGCTCGAGCTGAACGAGACCGACGACCCCGCCCTGCTGCTGCACGGGGACGCGAGCAGCATCCGTAAGTCCGCCCGGCAGGTGAAGAAGTTGGGCGCGGCCTTCGAGCGTACCGGCCTTGCACTGCGGAAGATGGATCCCTCGGACTGGCACGGAAAGGCCGCCGACCGCTTTCGCGAGAAGGTGCAGACCCACCCCAAGCGCTGGCTGAGCGCCGCCGACTCGTTCGAGGACGCGGCCGCTGCGCTGGATCACTACGCCGACACGGTCGAGTGGGCGGGTAAGCAGGCCCGCGAGGCGGTCGAGCGGTGGAAGCGGGCCCAGAAGCTGACCGTGGCGGCCGTGGAGCAGTACAAGCGCAAGGTCGACGACTACACCGAGCAGGCCGACGCCGACGGGCAGCAGTCCCCGCAGAAGCCGGGCCCGTTCCACGACCCCGGCGACGAGGGACGCAAGTCCGCGGAGCACCTGCTCAAGACGGCCCGCAGCCAGCGCGACAGCGCCGGCGCCCAACTGGCCGTGAAGCTCGCCCGAGGCACCGGCCGGGCACCGGCCGAGCCCCAGGGCTTGGACCGCCTCAAGCGCGAAGTCGGCAACACGGTGAAGAACCAGCTGGTCGGGGCCGAGCACCAGCTGGGCGGCATCGTCAAGACCGGCACCTCGTTGCTGCGCCTGGTCCGCACGGTCAACCCCCAGGACCCCTACAACCTGACCCACCCGGCCGACTACACCACCCACCTCACCGGTGTCGCCGGCGGCCTGATTCACACTGCCAACCACCCCACCGAGCTGGTCAAGGGCTTCATCGGCGAGGGTTGGAGCACCGACCGCAACCAGGCCATCGGCGCCTTCGCGACGAACTTCCTCGGCGGCGGAGGCGCCGCGAGCAAGGTCGGAGCCAAAGCCGTCGCCCACGGCATGGAAAGCGCTGCCGCCAAAGACGCTGCCAAGACCGCTGCAAAGGACTCGGCCGGCTTTGCCGGGCACGGCGATGACGCGGCCGACGCAGCTCGGCATGCCGATGATGCGGCAACGCATGCCGATGATGCTGCCGAGCACGCCGACGACGCCGGGGCGGGTAAGGATCTGGACCCGGACGACCCGCGCAGCCTTCCCGCAGCCGTGGACAAGAACGTCGACATCGACAGCTTCAGCCACAAGCCGGTGTGGCGCGAAGACCACGAGCCGCTGTACCGCAACGACAACCGTCATCCCCGGGAGATCTTCGACCAGGGCTTCCATCCACGCGACTCGTCCAACGGAGACCTTCACAGCTATGTGGAGGGCAACCATGCGTCGGCCTTTGTGAGTACCACCAAGGACGCCGATGCCAACTGGGTGACCCATTACCGGTACGAGGTGGATGCTCCCGGCGGCATCGACGTCAATCAGACCCTGCCGAACAACAAGTACCGAGGTGAGGAGGAGATCGCCTTCGCCGGAGGCATCGACCGTAAGCACATCAAGGGAGCCTGGGAGGTCGACCCCCGCACCGGAACCAAAGGTGAATGGATACCGAACCCCCACTACGAGCCTCATATCCCCAAAAAACCCGTCGCTCCCGCACCTGAAGCACCACCCTCCAGTCAACTGCCCGAAGGATGGACCCTATGA
- a CDS encoding ABC transporter ATP-binding protein — translation MSDALPLEVRELGYEVGGRRLLDGLGLAVSAGESVAVMGPSGSGKSTLLSIILGLVRPDAGSVMVAGRDVVSLRSRRLAEHRRKRMGMVFQFGELLPELSPVENVALVALLDSVDRDRAYGESRKLLDELGVPFTDTATSELSGGERQRVAVARALIGSPTLLLADEPTGALDEASRDHVAETLFAVPAERGCGLLVVTHDPAVANRADRVMHLEQGALAGAR, via the coding sequence GTGTCGGATGCGTTGCCTCTGGAAGTCCGCGAGCTGGGGTACGAGGTCGGGGGCCGACGCCTGCTCGACGGGCTCGGACTTGCCGTGAGCGCCGGCGAGTCCGTCGCCGTTATGGGCCCTTCAGGGTCCGGGAAAAGCACACTCCTTTCCATCATCCTTGGGCTCGTTCGCCCTGATGCTGGATCAGTCATGGTCGCTGGACGCGATGTCGTCTCTTTGCGCAGCCGCCGCCTGGCAGAGCACCGCAGGAAGCGCATGGGGATGGTCTTCCAGTTCGGGGAATTGCTGCCCGAACTCTCTCCGGTGGAGAACGTGGCGTTGGTTGCCCTGCTGGATAGCGTGGACCGTGACCGCGCCTATGGCGAAAGCCGTAAACTTCTGGATGAACTCGGCGTGCCCTTCACTGACACTGCCACCAGTGAGCTGTCCGGCGGTGAGCGCCAACGGGTGGCCGTGGCACGGGCGCTGATCGGCAGCCCCACACTGCTCTTGGCGGACGAGCCCACCGGTGCACTTGACGAAGCCTCGCGCGATCATGTGGCCGAAACGCTGTTCGCCGTACCCGCCGAACGCGGATGCGGATTGCTCGTCGTCACCCACGATCCCGCTGTGGCAAACCGGGCCGACCGGGTCATGCACCTGGAACAAGGGGCCCTGGCAGGTGCACGATGA
- a CDS encoding 3-hydroxybutyryl-CoA dehydrogenase, protein MTDIERVGVVGCGQMGAGIAEVCARAGLDVMVAETTGEALELGRTRLTNSLGKAAERGKITAEERDATLDRLSFTTDLGEFADRDLVIEAVVENEQVKTEIFQVLDQVITRPDAILASNTSSIPLVKLAVATSRPDQVIGIHFFNPAPVQKLVELIPALTTGEETIKRAESLVQDVLGKHAIRAQDRSGFVVNALLIPYLLSAIRMFESGIASREDIDNGMEMGCAHPMGPLKLADLIGLDTVSSVAASMYEEYKEPLYAAPPLLARMVDAGRLGRKSGSGFYPY, encoded by the coding sequence GTGACCGACATCGAACGCGTCGGAGTGGTCGGTTGCGGCCAGATGGGCGCCGGCATCGCCGAGGTGTGCGCCCGCGCCGGACTGGACGTCATGGTCGCGGAGACCACCGGCGAAGCTCTGGAGCTGGGTCGTACCCGTTTGACCAACTCTCTCGGCAAGGCCGCCGAGCGCGGCAAGATCACTGCCGAGGAACGCGACGCGACGCTCGACCGGCTCAGCTTCACCACCGACCTCGGTGAGTTCGCCGACCGCGATCTCGTCATCGAGGCCGTGGTGGAGAACGAGCAGGTCAAGACCGAGATCTTCCAGGTCCTCGACCAGGTGATCACCCGGCCGGACGCCATCTTGGCGTCCAACACCTCGTCGATCCCGCTGGTGAAGCTGGCGGTCGCCACCTCCCGGCCCGACCAGGTCATCGGAATCCACTTCTTCAACCCGGCCCCGGTGCAGAAGCTCGTCGAGCTGATCCCCGCCCTGACCACCGGCGAGGAGACCATCAAGCGCGCCGAGTCCCTGGTGCAGGACGTGCTGGGCAAGCATGCGATCCGCGCCCAGGACCGCTCGGGTTTCGTGGTCAACGCCCTGCTCATCCCGTATCTGCTCTCCGCGATCCGGATGTTCGAGTCGGGCATCGCCAGCCGCGAGGACATCGACAACGGCATGGAGATGGGCTGCGCCCACCCGATGGGCCCGCTCAAGCTGGCCGATCTGATCGGCCTGGACACCGTGTCCTCGGTCGCCGCCTCCATGTACGAGGAGTACAAGGAGCCCCTGTACGCCGCTCCCCCGCTGCTCGCGCGGATGGTCGACGCGGGCCGGCTGGGGCGGAAGTCGGGGTCGGGGTTCTACCCGTACTAG
- a CDS encoding type VII secretion system-associated protein yields the protein MTTPAGPAPAIPPVTEALRAQAAQQRGGYVYAIDPYFDPNGAVPPYGIVGGWSVGSAGQLVSFTHNQNYRPSPTALEFPPPVTALDQALQRAVTGYGSEQELLAAFHDATLILFSQEGQTGLYTVVEDDGSRYIPAFTHPTHTPDAWHQWQQATGRHLAATGLPVRLNPGHRISLTIPGAAGNQAGGEKAGPNSSPSASPSGLPEALVDAPLLAAGLLAALGRRRRTALWQSAMGAKGRRTPELRRPTGGAADTQDALLVGADPQAVRDLDHALRGLASALSVESRTLPTVYGAWLTDSELSLQLAHPAGKAPAPWQLGQNETIWRIQRADIPVHETDTGTAAPYPGLVSLGSLDGARLLLNLEAAPGLVSLTGTHADQSAVLTSVAAELATSGWSDRMTVTLVGFGKELTTLDPTRVRHFDDVEALMETMEAETRQRRGALAMAGHDSVQQPPWAPHLVLLAAQPTEEQAAKFAELVADSGRLGISYLAATEENGLPGATWKLGITPEGRLLAPLLGLELQAQLLPRAQYDAVVQLFAGATPDDDRDSDPSTPQFMVDITPSGRPAVYARLVGTYEITGLDAPDAEHGPLLHEALAMLLLHREGVHPRVLAAGLWPRGVTEEVRDALVERLRTWLGSDPDGTPRLGTDTTGRLTLAPSVVSDLDVLRTLHYEATAGSGASNARLRERLLNDALALAHGPLLANRPQGRYTWLSHEISEARLPLLVADVALALSAHHLEAGNPAPALKALNAALTTTPTDERLWNELLRAAHATGDAAELEATAASLLARHHEHSGGARSLPPRTEALLDELLPSWRDARSAAD from the coding sequence GTGACCACCCCGGCCGGCCCTGCCCCCGCCATTCCCCCGGTCACCGAGGCTCTGCGGGCCCAGGCCGCACAGCAGCGCGGCGGCTACGTGTACGCGATCGACCCGTACTTCGACCCCAACGGCGCCGTTCCCCCGTACGGCATCGTCGGCGGCTGGTCCGTCGGCAGCGCCGGCCAGCTCGTTTCCTTCACGCACAACCAGAACTACCGCCCGTCGCCGACGGCGTTGGAGTTCCCGCCCCCTGTCACGGCCCTGGACCAAGCCCTACAGCGCGCCGTCACCGGTTACGGCAGCGAGCAGGAACTCCTCGCGGCTTTTCACGACGCCACGCTCATCCTGTTCAGCCAGGAGGGGCAGACCGGCCTCTACACCGTCGTCGAGGACGACGGCAGCCGCTACATCCCGGCCTTCACCCACCCCACCCACACCCCCGACGCCTGGCACCAGTGGCAACAGGCGACCGGCCGGCACCTTGCCGCCACCGGCCTCCCGGTCCGTCTCAACCCCGGCCACCGCATCAGCCTGACCATCCCGGGCGCGGCCGGGAATCAAGCCGGTGGCGAGAAGGCCGGCCCCAATTCTTCGCCCTCCGCCTCGCCCTCCGGCCTCCCCGAGGCCCTCGTGGATGCCCCGCTGCTCGCCGCGGGCCTGCTCGCGGCGCTCGGCCGCCGACGCCGCACGGCCCTGTGGCAGTCCGCCATGGGCGCCAAGGGCCGCCGCACCCCGGAGCTTCGCCGGCCGACGGGGGGCGCCGCCGATACCCAAGATGCGCTGCTCGTCGGGGCCGACCCGCAGGCCGTACGCGATCTCGACCACGCCCTGAGGGGCCTGGCGTCCGCCTTGAGCGTCGAATCGCGCACCCTGCCGACCGTCTACGGTGCCTGGCTCACCGACAGCGAGCTGAGCCTCCAGCTCGCCCATCCCGCGGGTAAGGCCCCAGCACCTTGGCAGCTCGGCCAGAACGAGACGATCTGGCGCATCCAACGGGCCGACATCCCGGTGCACGAAACAGACACCGGCACTGCCGCCCCCTACCCGGGCCTGGTCAGCCTCGGCAGCCTCGACGGCGCGCGCCTGCTGCTGAACCTCGAAGCCGCCCCCGGACTCGTCTCACTCACCGGCACGCACGCGGACCAAAGTGCCGTCCTCACGTCGGTCGCCGCGGAGCTCGCCACCAGCGGCTGGTCGGACCGCATGACAGTCACCCTCGTCGGCTTCGGCAAGGAACTCACCACGCTCGACCCCACCCGCGTCCGCCACTTCGACGACGTCGAAGCCCTCATGGAAACCATGGAGGCGGAAACCCGGCAGCGGCGCGGTGCCCTCGCCATGGCGGGCCACGACTCCGTACAGCAGCCCCCATGGGCGCCCCACCTGGTCCTCCTCGCCGCACAGCCGACCGAGGAGCAGGCAGCGAAGTTCGCCGAGCTCGTTGCCGACTCCGGCCGGCTGGGCATCAGCTACCTGGCGGCCACCGAGGAGAACGGCCTGCCAGGCGCCACCTGGAAACTCGGCATCACCCCCGAGGGACGCCTCCTGGCCCCACTCCTCGGCCTGGAACTGCAAGCACAGCTCCTGCCCCGGGCCCAGTACGATGCTGTGGTCCAGCTCTTCGCCGGTGCCACACCCGACGACGACCGCGACTCGGACCCCAGCACCCCTCAGTTCATGGTGGACATCACCCCGAGCGGACGACCCGCGGTGTACGCACGGCTGGTCGGCACCTACGAGATCACCGGCCTCGACGCACCTGACGCCGAGCACGGCCCGCTTCTCCACGAGGCGCTGGCCATGCTCCTGCTCCATCGCGAAGGAGTGCACCCGCGCGTTCTGGCCGCCGGACTGTGGCCCCGCGGCGTAACCGAGGAGGTCCGTGACGCCCTCGTCGAACGCCTGCGAACCTGGCTGGGGAGCGACCCCGACGGAACCCCGCGGCTCGGCACCGACACCACCGGTCGGCTCACCCTCGCGCCGTCCGTCGTCTCCGACCTCGACGTGCTCCGCACCCTCCACTACGAGGCCACCGCGGGCAGCGGCGCAAGCAACGCACGCCTCCGGGAACGCCTGCTCAACGACGCCCTGGCACTCGCCCACGGCCCCCTGCTCGCAAACCGCCCACAGGGCCGCTATACCTGGCTTTCCCACGAGATCAGCGAGGCCCGGCTGCCCCTACTGGTGGCAGACGTCGCACTGGCCCTGTCCGCCCACCACTTGGAGGCCGGCAACCCGGCACCAGCGCTCAAGGCCCTCAACGCAGCCTTGACCACCACGCCGACGGACGAGCGACTCTGGAACGAACTTCTCCGCGCCGCACACGCCACAGGCGATGCGGCCGAGCTCGAAGCAACGGCAGCATCGCTCCTTGCCCGCCATCACGAGCACAGCGGCGGCGCCCGTAGCCTCCCGCCCCGCACCGAGGCCCTCCTCGACGAGCTCTTGCCGTCCTGGCGTGACGCCCGGTCTGCTGCAGACTGA
- a CDS encoding DUF1918 domain-containing protein, translating into MHANRGDRLVVHGRTVGHHDKVVEIVEVLGPNGDPPYRVRAEDGHEAIMSPGPDSVVRHGKATDMDPGR; encoded by the coding sequence ATGCACGCAAACAGGGGCGACCGGCTGGTGGTGCACGGCAGGACCGTCGGGCATCACGACAAGGTCGTCGAAATCGTCGAAGTACTGGGCCCGAACGGCGATCCGCCCTACCGCGTCCGCGCCGAGGACGGACATGAGGCGATCATGTCTCCCGGCCCCGACTCGGTCGTCCGGCACGGCAAGGCCACCGACATGGATCCCGGCCGGTAG
- a CDS encoding NUDIX domain-containing protein translates to MRWNNLSEKPVYANLWFRVNLADVELPDGRHLDHYLIRMRPVAVATVVNEANEVLLLWRHRFITDTWGWELAAGVVEGGEDIAAAAAREMEEETGWRPGPLHHLLTVEPSNGLTDARHHVYWSEEAEYTGLPQDGFESERREWVSLKLVPDMVARGEVPAAGMAAALLMLHHLRLG, encoded by the coding sequence GTGCGTTGGAACAATCTCAGCGAAAAGCCCGTCTATGCGAATTTGTGGTTCCGGGTCAATCTGGCCGATGTGGAACTGCCCGATGGCCGTCACCTGGATCACTACCTGATCCGGATGCGGCCCGTCGCCGTGGCCACAGTGGTCAACGAGGCCAACGAGGTGCTGCTGCTGTGGCGGCACCGGTTCATCACCGACACCTGGGGCTGGGAACTGGCCGCCGGTGTCGTCGAGGGCGGTGAGGACATCGCGGCGGCGGCCGCCCGGGAGATGGAGGAGGAGACCGGGTGGCGCCCGGGGCCCCTCCACCACCTCCTCACGGTGGAACCCTCCAACGGTCTCACCGACGCCCGGCATCACGTCTACTGGTCCGAGGAGGCCGAGTACACCGGCCTGCCCCAGGACGGCTTCGAGTCCGAGCGGCGGGAGTGGGTGTCGTTGAAGCTGGTGCCCGACATGGTGGCCCGGGGGGAGGTGCCGGCCGCGGGCATGGCCGCCGCTCTGCTGATGCTGCACCACCTCCGCCTGGGCTGA